A single Zonotrichia albicollis isolate bZonAlb1 chromosome 28, bZonAlb1.hap1, whole genome shotgun sequence DNA region contains:
- the RASSF5 gene encoding ras association domain-containing protein 5 isoform X1 produces MPGRAAPTPRGQRARSAPTPTLTLGGSHGRAARCRCLPRPPRRVSSLRPGRAPAPRRRRRSEPMASPAVAPCPRPLPPPVPGSMRRPPGPGATPARPEGSPGGARAARRLRRRGGAPRLLPDVRSIFGAPREPPERGRGHRFAPRLPRRGWCDLCGEAVRERALRCDYCRYTCHQECRSLIQLDCRRPGPCQSQLSPESTLRVPPCSQNVTQTVEEEKPEPPTVQEIKQKIEKYNAKVTNCLLMKLNDDGSYTGFIKVHLKLRRPVTVPAGIRPQSIYDALKEVNLAEMTDKRTSFYLPLDAIKQLHISSSTTVSEVIQGLLKKFMVVDNPQKFALFKEMRKDGQVLFQKLPLTEYPLYLRLLAGPDTDALSFVLKENETGEVEWDAFSIPELQNFLMILDKEEKDKIQQVHKKYERFKQRLQQTLKEARGKPG; encoded by the exons ATGCCGGGGCGAGCAGCGCCAACACCGCGGGGGCAGCGAGCGCGGAGCGCCCCGACCCCGACCCTGACCCTGGGGGGGTCCCACGGGAGGGCCGCCCGCTGCCGGTGCCTCCCCCGCCCTCCCCGCCGTGTCTCCTCCCTCCGGCCGGGCCGagcgcccgccccgcgccgccgccgccgctccgagCCCATGGCATCGCCGGCCGTGGCGCCGTGCCCCCGCCCGCTGCCGCCCCCCGTGCCCGGCTCCATGCGCCGCCCGCCGGGCCCCGGCGcgacccccgcccgccccgaGGGGAGCCCCGGCGGGGCCAGGGCTgcgcggcggctgcggcggcGCGGGGGAGCCCCGCGGCTGCTGCCCGACGTGCGGAGCATCTTCGGGGCGCCCCGAGAGCCCCCCGAGCGCGGCCGCGGGCACCGCTTCGCCCCGCGCCTGCCGCGCCGGGGATGGTGCGACCTGTGCGGGGAGGCAGTGCGGGAGCGAGCGCTGCGCTGCGACT actGCAGGTACACGTGTCACCAGGAGTGCCGCAGCCTCATCCAGCTGGACTGCCGCCGGCCGGGCCCGTGCCAGAGCCAGCTGTCCCCAGAGAGCACCCTCAGGGTGCCACCCTGCAGCCAG AATGTGACACAAACCGtagaagaagaaaaacctgAGCCTCCAACCGTCCAGGAGATCAAACAGAAGATTGAAAAGTACAATGCAAAGGTCACCAACTGCCTGCTGATGAAACTG AACGATGATGGGAGCTACACGGGGTTCATCAAGGTGCACCTGAAGCTGCGGCGGCCGGTGACGGTGCCGGCCGGGATCCGGCCCCAGTCCATCTACGATGCCCTCAAGGAGGTGAACCTGGCTGAGATGACGGACAAGAGGACCTCCTTCTACCTGCCCCTGGATGCCATCAAGCAGCtgcacatcagcagcagcaccacgGTGAGCGAGGTGATCCAGGGGCTGCTGAAGAAGTTCATGGTGGTGGATAACCCGCAGAAGTTTGCACTTTTCAAGGAGATGAGGAAAGATGGGCAAG TGCTCTTCCAGAAGCTTCCTCTGACCGAGTACCCGCTGTACCTGCGGCTGCTGGCGGGCCCTGACACCGACGCGCTGAGCTTTGTGCTGAAGGAAAACGAAACGGGGGAAGTTGAG TGGGACGCCTTCTCCATCCCGGAGCTGCAGAACTTCCTGATGATCCTGGacaaggaggagaaggacaaaATCCAGCAAGTGCACAAGAAGTACGAGAGGTTCAAACAGAGACTGCAACAGACCCTGAAGGAGGCCAGAGGCAAACCTGGATAA
- the RASSF5 gene encoding ras association domain-containing protein 5 isoform X2 → MSSGYCSLDEDLEDCFFTAKTSFFRSANSKVPAKNVTQTVEEEKPEPPTVQEIKQKIEKYNAKVTNCLLMKLNDDGSYTGFIKVHLKLRRPVTVPAGIRPQSIYDALKEVNLAEMTDKRTSFYLPLDAIKQLHISSSTTVSEVIQGLLKKFMVVDNPQKFALFKEMRKDGQVLFQKLPLTEYPLYLRLLAGPDTDALSFVLKENETGEVEWDAFSIPELQNFLMILDKEEKDKIQQVHKKYERFKQRLQQTLKEARGKPG, encoded by the exons ATGAGCAGCGGCTACTGCAGCTTGGATGAAGACCTCGAGGATTGCTTTTTCACGGCCAAAACCTCCTTCTTCCGCAGCGCCAACAGCAAGGTCCCTGCCAAG AATGTGACACAAACCGtagaagaagaaaaacctgAGCCTCCAACCGTCCAGGAGATCAAACAGAAGATTGAAAAGTACAATGCAAAGGTCACCAACTGCCTGCTGATGAAACTG AACGATGATGGGAGCTACACGGGGTTCATCAAGGTGCACCTGAAGCTGCGGCGGCCGGTGACGGTGCCGGCCGGGATCCGGCCCCAGTCCATCTACGATGCCCTCAAGGAGGTGAACCTGGCTGAGATGACGGACAAGAGGACCTCCTTCTACCTGCCCCTGGATGCCATCAAGCAGCtgcacatcagcagcagcaccacgGTGAGCGAGGTGATCCAGGGGCTGCTGAAGAAGTTCATGGTGGTGGATAACCCGCAGAAGTTTGCACTTTTCAAGGAGATGAGGAAAGATGGGCAAG TGCTCTTCCAGAAGCTTCCTCTGACCGAGTACCCGCTGTACCTGCGGCTGCTGGCGGGCCCTGACACCGACGCGCTGAGCTTTGTGCTGAAGGAAAACGAAACGGGGGAAGTTGAG TGGGACGCCTTCTCCATCCCGGAGCTGCAGAACTTCCTGATGATCCTGGacaaggaggagaaggacaaaATCCAGCAAGTGCACAAGAAGTACGAGAGGTTCAAACAGAGACTGCAACAGACCCTGAAGGAGGCCAGAGGCAAACCTGGATAA